A region of Thermococcus piezophilus DNA encodes the following proteins:
- a CDS encoding TBP-interacting protein, translated as MTYEELSPRIKKVYAQVRYLDDYYWEINDDRIIGIHKKSSVKITIDVADNKEHAEKLSEEDADGIRIIAIPDKSVFYIHNGAFILTYRYLKATLADINDHIVWSGFKVVEEDGRLVQEDFYEYLGGVLVQHIKNNMLAGQDYVFWQFYRCKDCGKYVDIESVERHLKWHGIKHHEKSEERYEVFEINFRDGKVYDKHGKEVPRELFSEEANDFLDDIMAGMRESVE; from the coding sequence ATGACCTACGAAGAGCTCAGTCCGAGGATTAAAAAAGTCTATGCCCAAGTGAGATACCTTGATGACTATTACTGGGAGATTAATGATGACAGAATCATCGGAATCCACAAGAAGAGCAGTGTGAAGATAACAATAGACGTCGCCGACAATAAGGAGCACGCGGAGAAGCTTTCAGAGGAGGACGCCGATGGAATAAGGATAATCGCCATACCTGACAAGAGCGTTTTCTACATTCACAACGGGGCCTTTATCCTCACCTACCGCTACCTCAAGGCAACGCTCGCCGACATAAACGACCACATAGTGTGGAGCGGGTTCAAGGTCGTCGAGGAGGACGGCAGGCTGGTTCAGGAGGATTTCTACGAGTACCTTGGGGGCGTGCTCGTTCAGCACATCAAGAACAACATGCTGGCTGGCCAGGACTACGTCTTCTGGCAGTTCTACAGGTGTAAAGACTGCGGGAAGTACGTTGATATAGAGAGCGTCGAGAGGCACCTCAAGTGGCACGGTATCAAGCACCATGAGAAGAGCGAGGAGAGGTACGAGGTCTTCGAAATCAACTTCAGGGATGGCAAGGTTTACGACAAGCACGGAAAAGAAGTGCCGAGGGAGCTGTTCAGCGAAGAGGCCAATGACTTCCTCGACGATATTATGGCAGGTATGAGGGAGTCCGTCGAGTGA
- a CDS encoding AI-2E family transporter, translating to MELEAAIWIAISIIILYLVWETVSPILSPLIIAVTLAYILYPFHERLSKKMGNKLSAFTITAILTVIMFLFIIGFVLWMNDVKRSLAYYLDSFFTWLLTFNLSPSLYELLQKLAEDIPKRFEEYVLGYTYSLPKLSLQAIVTVFAFYGILVNVRTIRREVYSLLPPENRELAIKLLDKAGETLHTLLRGWLSLSILKGIFTAAGFLLFGMADMGGAIAAGIFTIIFELLPVFGGWVVWLAGMIYLINRGQIISGLLFALYGVVFISPLPDIVLKPRITVRERGVNALISLIGIFGGLLAFGLVGIIIGPVALGLFATLVDEWKETKKKIKAQTAL from the coding sequence ATGGAGCTTGAGGCGGCCATATGGATTGCGATTTCCATCATAATCCTTTACCTCGTATGGGAAACGGTTAGCCCAATCCTTTCTCCCCTAATCATCGCAGTAACCCTTGCCTACATACTCTACCCCTTCCACGAAAGATTGTCCAAGAAGATGGGCAACAAACTTTCCGCCTTCACCATAACGGCCATCCTCACGGTTATAATGTTTCTCTTTATAATAGGCTTCGTCCTGTGGATGAACGACGTCAAGCGCTCCCTGGCTTACTACCTAGATAGCTTCTTCACGTGGCTGCTCACCTTCAATCTTTCGCCTTCGCTCTATGAACTCCTCCAGAAGCTTGCGGAGGACATTCCAAAGCGTTTTGAAGAATATGTCCTCGGATACACCTATTCCCTTCCCAAACTCTCGCTCCAGGCTATAGTGACGGTCTTTGCATTTTACGGCATTCTCGTCAATGTCAGAACCATCAGGCGTGAGGTCTACTCACTCCTCCCTCCGGAGAACAGGGAACTGGCAATAAAACTCCTTGACAAGGCGGGAGAAACCCTCCACACTCTCCTGCGTGGCTGGCTCTCCCTCAGCATCCTCAAGGGAATCTTCACCGCGGCGGGCTTTTTGCTCTTTGGAATGGCCGATATGGGCGGTGCCATAGCCGCTGGAATTTTCACCATAATCTTTGAGCTCCTCCCGGTCTTCGGCGGCTGGGTGGTTTGGCTCGCAGGGATGATCTACCTTATCAACAGAGGCCAGATTATTTCCGGACTGTTATTTGCGCTCTACGGTGTGGTGTTTATCTCGCCGCTCCCTGATATCGTCCTCAAGCCCAGAATAACCGTTAGGGAGCGGGGTGTCAACGCCCTCATCTCGCTCATTGGAATCTTCGGAGGACTGCTGGCTTTTGGATTAGTAGGAATCATAATCGGGCCCGTTGCCCTTGGTCTGTTCGCGACCCTTGTTGATGAGTGGAAAGAAACGAAGAAGAAAATTAAGGCGCAAACCGCCTTATGA
- a CDS encoding exosome complex RNA-binding protein Csl4 — MDEKKRVENGDLVLPGDYLGVIEEYFPGDGVKEENGELYAIRPGRVRIDPNKMEISIESVTDTPPLPQIGDIVIAKVIEVKPQAAIVQLVRIEGRNEREIATSKLAGIHISQVREGYIESMTNEFKIGDVIRARVIANEKSPIQLSTKGHDLGVVYALCTRCRAPLVRRGNQLVCPRCGHVETRKLSSFYRKLKV, encoded by the coding sequence ATGGATGAAAAGAAACGGGTAGAAAACGGCGACCTCGTTCTCCCTGGAGATTATCTCGGCGTTATCGAGGAGTATTTTCCGGGTGATGGTGTTAAAGAGGAGAACGGGGAACTCTACGCGATCAGGCCAGGAAGAGTCAGGATAGATCCAAACAAAATGGAAATAAGCATAGAATCAGTTACGGACACGCCTCCGCTTCCGCAGATAGGAGACATCGTTATAGCCAAGGTCATAGAGGTCAAGCCCCAAGCCGCGATAGTCCAGCTCGTTAGAATCGAGGGCCGGAACGAGAGGGAGATCGCCACATCGAAGCTGGCCGGCATCCACATCTCCCAGGTCAGGGAGGGATACATCGAGAGCATGACCAACGAGTTCAAGATTGGAGATGTAATCAGGGCCAGGGTAATAGCCAACGAGAAGAGTCCAATACAGCTCTCCACGAAAGGCCACGACCTTGGGGTGGTTTACGCGCTGTGCACACGCTGTAGGGCTCCACTCGTCAGACGTGGGAACCAGCTCGTCTGCCCAAGATGCGGCCACGTCGAAACAAGGAAGCTCTCCTCTTTCTACAGAAAGCTGAAGGTGTAA
- the folP gene encoding dihydropteroate synthase — protein MKFAGIDLSEPKIMGVINVSPESFYKGSVRNDEDKLIETAVKMVKHGASFIDIGAKSTAPYLETQIPLEEEVRRAVWAIKTIREHVEVPISIDTTSARVAEEVLNAGANIINDVTGLKGDPEMAQIASEYNAPVIVCAHGEVKNLSDPIHTVMDFLQESLVIAEKHGIEEVAVDPAIGFLRPEWPPWYEWDSKVIANLNMLKIFGKPILVGVSRKSFIGAITGRKDPNERLPGSLSATAIAGFNGANIIRTHDVKETLDAVRMAEFIRRFAP, from the coding sequence ATGAAGTTCGCAGGAATAGACCTCTCAGAGCCAAAGATAATGGGCGTCATCAACGTCTCGCCGGAGAGCTTCTACAAGGGAAGCGTCAGGAACGACGAGGACAAACTGATTGAAACAGCCGTGAAAATGGTCAAGCACGGCGCCTCCTTCATTGACATTGGGGCAAAATCCACTGCCCCGTATCTTGAAACACAGATTCCTTTGGAGGAGGAGGTAAGGCGGGCAGTCTGGGCAATAAAGACCATCCGCGAGCACGTTGAAGTCCCGATAAGCATAGACACCACCAGCGCCAGGGTGGCAGAAGAAGTCCTGAATGCGGGAGCGAACATAATCAACGACGTCACCGGCCTTAAAGGAGACCCCGAGATGGCTCAAATAGCCAGTGAATACAACGCTCCGGTGATAGTCTGCGCCCACGGCGAGGTCAAAAACCTGAGCGACCCCATCCACACTGTCATGGACTTCCTCCAAGAAAGCCTCGTAATAGCGGAAAAGCACGGCATTGAGGAGGTTGCAGTCGATCCGGCCATTGGCTTCCTCCGTCCGGAGTGGCCCCCCTGGTACGAGTGGGATTCTAAAGTCATAGCCAACCTCAATATGCTCAAGATATTCGGAAAGCCCATTCTGGTGGGCGTATCCAGGAAGTCCTTCATAGGCGCAATAACGGGGAGAAAGGATCCAAACGAGAGACTCCCGGGGAGCCTAAGCGCCACGGCCATAGCAGGTTTCAATGGGGCAAACATCATCAGAACCCACGACGTCAAGGAAACCCTCGACGCTGTGAGGATGGCGGAATTCATAAGGCGGTTTGCGCCTTAA
- a CDS encoding sugar phosphate isomerase/epimerase family protein yields MEIGVTIYPHFVTKDKTLASILADVKIKNYDFVSIFPHTLGLIMNGIVIEKKLRNVETTLRGVGINYIVRMPISVNLRDHIYYTRHFRVAKAVADVAIKLGAKVIVMQSGRTGRLDLEIEAIQQLADMVHPFGIKIALENTFSVKDTLYVVDNVDRENVGFALDVAHAFLSAQGDADKLLKDVKLGTDKTIILMIHDNFGKLFPQVEPEDALAYGVGDLHLIPGEGSIPFGKVLRLFGDVPLLLKVKNPKKFAKVPSKQGLIELLTSL; encoded by the coding sequence ATGGAGATAGGTGTAACGATTTATCCACATTTCGTCACGAAGGACAAGACTCTCGCATCGATTCTCGCCGACGTCAAGATAAAGAACTACGACTTCGTGTCAATCTTCCCGCACACCCTCGGCCTTATAATGAACGGCATTGTCATTGAGAAGAAGCTCAGAAACGTTGAGACCACGCTTCGCGGAGTGGGCATCAACTACATCGTCAGAATGCCGATCTCAGTGAACCTGCGCGACCACATCTACTACACGCGTCACTTCCGCGTCGCGAAGGCCGTGGCCGACGTCGCCATAAAGCTCGGTGCCAAGGTCATCGTCATGCAGAGCGGCAGAACCGGAAGGCTTGACCTTGAGATAGAGGCCATACAGCAGCTTGCCGATATGGTGCACCCATTCGGCATAAAGATAGCCCTCGAAAACACCTTCAGCGTTAAGGATACACTCTACGTCGTTGACAACGTCGACAGGGAGAACGTTGGCTTTGCCCTGGATGTTGCCCACGCCTTTCTGAGCGCCCAGGGCGATGCAGACAAACTCCTCAAGGACGTCAAGCTCGGTACCGACAAGACGATCATTCTGATGATACACGACAACTTCGGAAAGCTCTTCCCGCAGGTCGAGCCAGAGGATGCCCTGGCTTACGGCGTCGGTGACCTCCATTTGATACCCGGCGAGGGAAGCATACCCTTCGGAAAGGTGCTCAGGCTCTTCGGTGATGTCCCGCTCCTGCTAAAGGTCAAGAACCCCAAGAAGTTCGCCAAGGTTCCCAGCAAGCAGGGCCTTATTGAGCTTCTGACGAGCCTTTAA
- a CDS encoding N-glycosylase/DNA lyase: MTLDRFFRVKYKTDEAKIFRLKEILSELGIECSRTIEEKVDLQFHALENLHKNLKDGELFIKLVIANAIVSYQLTATGEEWWWEFSMHFSRNPPLGGIDNAYSEFLPASKTNRRLVSGKVRRLQKLEPFLEKLSLEDLKGHYFAGMSALRDDLAQVLGSKRSAKTVVFAVKMFGYAGRIAFGEFVPYPTEIEIPDDVRINTYTKRFTNEPPVRFWSRIAGEVGIPPLHIDSILWPVLGRHKEVRERLKKYCQRADLVFELATL; encoded by the coding sequence GTGACGCTGGACAGGTTCTTCAGAGTAAAGTACAAGACCGACGAAGCAAAGATCTTCCGCTTAAAGGAAATCCTTAGTGAGCTTGGCATCGAATGTTCGAGGACCATCGAGGAAAAGGTTGACCTTCAGTTTCATGCGTTGGAGAATCTCCATAAAAACTTGAAGGACGGTGAACTCTTCATTAAACTGGTCATAGCGAATGCGATAGTGAGCTACCAGTTGACTGCGACAGGGGAAGAGTGGTGGTGGGAGTTTTCGATGCATTTCTCCAGAAATCCACCACTGGGAGGCATAGACAATGCCTATTCAGAGTTCCTCCCAGCTTCGAAAACCAACAGGCGATTGGTCTCCGGGAAAGTAAGAAGACTGCAGAAGCTGGAGCCGTTTCTGGAAAAGCTGAGTCTGGAAGACCTTAAGGGGCATTACTTCGCTGGAATGAGCGCCCTGAGGGACGACCTCGCTCAGGTTCTCGGTTCGAAGAGGAGCGCCAAAACCGTAGTCTTTGCCGTCAAGATGTTCGGCTACGCTGGGAGAATAGCCTTTGGTGAGTTCGTCCCCTATCCAACAGAGATAGAGATTCCCGATGACGTCAGGATAAACACCTACACGAAGCGCTTCACGAATGAGCCGCCGGTAAGGTTTTGGAGTAGAATAGCTGGGGAGGTTGGCATTCCCCCGCTCCACATTGACTCAATCCTGTGGCCGGTCTTGGGAAGACACAAGGAAGTGAGAGAGAGGCTCAAAAAATACTGCCAAAGGGCGGATCTCGTTTTTGAACTGGCGACTCTTTGA
- a CDS encoding ABC transporter permease subunit has protein sequence MWWGFQLEFKQSLRTKKLWGILGTMALLYIPVFYIMKSAGVQDFTTEEAMSFLIQFVTGMAGFFIGILALLMGATAINSEIEKGTLRVAMSKPIKRLSYIGGKFFAHALVLLIALLISTLIGVLGVVYLGVPLSGQLVTDVLLLNMLLLLAMLQLVALGYILSTVIKSSSSALGAALVLVFVMFLIVPNIVGYMVFKEAMDNPDMSMTELKQLQKDYTTKYLFYVPTSQVGVITGDAGTVSDGGFGDYGDVKTEYKGMAYAISNNLVNFAIIVVMTLLYLGIGFYRFSRMDLR, from the coding sequence ATGTGGTGGGGATTTCAGCTTGAGTTTAAGCAGAGCCTTCGAACAAAGAAGCTCTGGGGGATACTCGGCACAATGGCGCTTCTCTACATTCCCGTGTTCTACATCATGAAGAGTGCGGGTGTGCAGGATTTCACCACCGAGGAGGCCATGTCGTTTCTGATACAGTTCGTCACAGGCATGGCAGGGTTCTTCATTGGGATACTCGCCCTGCTCATGGGCGCGACGGCAATAAACAGTGAGATAGAGAAAGGCACTCTTCGCGTTGCGATGAGCAAGCCCATAAAGAGGCTCAGCTACATAGGCGGCAAGTTTTTCGCCCACGCGTTGGTTCTCCTCATAGCCCTGCTCATATCAACTCTCATTGGGGTGCTGGGTGTTGTCTACCTTGGCGTGCCCCTGAGCGGCCAGCTCGTTACAGACGTTCTGCTTCTCAATATGCTCCTTCTCCTGGCAATGCTCCAGCTCGTTGCCCTCGGCTACATTCTTTCCACGGTGATAAAGTCCTCGAGCTCAGCCCTTGGGGCCGCGCTGGTTCTGGTCTTTGTGATGTTCCTCATAGTCCCCAACATTGTTGGATACATGGTGTTTAAGGAAGCCATGGACAACCCCGACATGAGCATGACTGAGCTCAAACAGCTGCAGAAGGACTACACCACCAAATACCTCTTCTACGTCCCGACATCACAGGTTGGCGTCATCACTGGAGACGCTGGAACTGTTTCAGATGGAGGATTCGGGGATTACGGAGATGTTAAAACTGAATACAAGGGCATGGCATACGCCATAAGCAACAACCTCGTGAACTTCGCGATAATTGTTGTGATGACACTTCTCTACCTGGGCATCGGATTCTACAGGTTCAGCAGGATGGATCTGAGGTGA
- the sppA gene encoding signal peptide peptidase SppA, with the protein MRENIWKYVSAILILLLATSSVAVVLLYMQNSELRSYTPPNVTSTVIVERPLNASCNLTAYELQVEELRRQLEFLTAQLREQNLPEGNTTIAIVPIFGLIDEYTSLSIISILRDIAKNDSIGGVVLWIESPGGYVGPVREIYATVKKLNMIKPVVAYTGGIAASGGYYIAVGAEKIIADPLAEVGSIGVIYVHYDMEQNYQMNGIKVEVFKTGPYKDMGAEWRGLTEEEKNMIAESINTYFQAFLQAVSGGRNMSLNETREYAIGRTWFAINVTGTLVDETGDLDYAVKVLEDMLNVTNARVVIYNSHSSSDFGIFGSMALLLDPRYVSFYLRTG; encoded by the coding sequence ATGAGGGAAAACATCTGGAAGTACGTCTCGGCGATTCTTATCCTCCTTCTCGCAACGTCGAGCGTAGCGGTTGTTTTGCTCTACATGCAGAACTCCGAGCTGAGGAGTTACACACCACCGAACGTCACAAGCACGGTCATCGTTGAGAGACCCCTCAACGCGAGCTGCAATTTGACGGCCTATGAGCTGCAGGTAGAGGAGCTCCGGAGGCAGCTGGAATTTTTGACGGCCCAGCTAAGGGAGCAGAACCTGCCTGAAGGCAACACGACCATAGCAATCGTTCCCATTTTTGGACTCATCGATGAGTATACCTCCCTTAGTATAATCTCCATTCTGAGGGATATCGCTAAAAACGATTCCATAGGAGGGGTCGTTCTCTGGATAGAGAGCCCTGGCGGCTACGTGGGGCCAGTGAGGGAGATATACGCGACCGTGAAGAAGCTTAACATGATAAAGCCAGTCGTGGCTTATACTGGCGGAATAGCGGCCTCAGGCGGCTACTACATAGCGGTCGGTGCGGAGAAGATAATAGCCGACCCGCTCGCTGAAGTGGGAAGCATAGGCGTCATCTACGTCCACTACGACATGGAGCAGAACTACCAGATGAATGGAATAAAGGTTGAGGTCTTCAAGACGGGCCCGTACAAGGACATGGGCGCCGAGTGGAGGGGTCTGACTGAGGAAGAGAAGAACATGATAGCCGAGAGCATCAACACCTACTTCCAGGCCTTCCTGCAAGCGGTCAGCGGCGGCAGGAACATGAGCCTCAACGAGACCAGGGAGTACGCAATTGGAAGAACCTGGTTTGCCATCAACGTGACGGGTACGCTCGTTGATGAGACCGGCGATCTCGACTACGCGGTTAAGGTTTTGGAAGACATGCTCAACGTTACAAACGCGAGGGTGGTGATATATAACAGCCACTCCTCCTCGGACTTCGGGATATTCGGAAGCATGGCTCTCCTTCTCGACCCCCGCTACGTTAGTTTCTATTTAAGGACGGGCTAA
- a CDS encoding threonine--tRNA ligase, giving the protein MRMLLIHSDYLEYEVKDKALKNPEPIREEQKKGRLEEVLAAFISVEKVDETNPDEVVKKAVNEIKDVASHIKAKNVFVYPFAHLSSELAKPDVALEILKKIEERLKEGDLNVKRAPFGYYKAFKLSCKGHPLAELSRTIVPSGEAKAEEEVPEALKKEEELISYWYILTPEGELIEVDKFDFTGHENLRKFANYEISKSRIADKEPPHVRIMLEQELVDYEPGSDPGNLRYYPKGRLIKSLLEQYVTEKVIEYGAMEVETPIMYDFEHPALEKYLNRFPARQYIVKSGDKKFFLRFAACFGQFLIKKDAIISYRNLPLRMYELTRYSFRREKSGELSGLRRLRAFTMPDMHTVAKDLKQAMDEFKKQYKLSMEVLKGVGLTPEDYEVAIRFTEDFWNENRDFIVELARIIGKPVLIEMWKQRFFYFILKFEFNFVDNLDKAAALSTVQIDVENAERFGITYYDEEGKEQYPLILHCSPSGAIERVMYAILEKQAKLQAKGVKPMFPLWLSPIQVRVIPVSEEVLDYALYVAGKLEGARIRVDVDDTNDRLNKKIRKAEKEWIPYVIVVGRNEKEQNTVTVRRRSGGQAEMQLEDLIKEIKSQTEGFPYKPRPLPLILSKRPKFRG; this is encoded by the coding sequence ATGAGAATGCTTCTAATACACAGCGACTATTTGGAGTACGAGGTCAAAGACAAGGCTTTAAAGAACCCCGAGCCGATACGTGAAGAGCAGAAGAAAGGAAGGCTTGAGGAGGTTCTGGCAGCCTTTATAAGCGTTGAGAAGGTCGACGAGACCAACCCAGATGAAGTTGTAAAAAAGGCCGTTAACGAAATCAAAGATGTCGCCTCCCATATTAAAGCCAAAAACGTGTTCGTTTATCCGTTTGCCCACCTCAGCAGCGAGCTCGCCAAACCCGATGTGGCCCTTGAAATCCTTAAAAAGATAGAAGAACGTCTCAAAGAGGGGGATTTAAACGTCAAGCGCGCCCCATTTGGTTACTACAAGGCCTTCAAGCTCTCCTGTAAGGGCCACCCGTTGGCAGAACTCAGCAGGACAATAGTCCCGAGCGGCGAAGCCAAAGCCGAGGAAGAAGTCCCAGAGGCCCTCAAAAAGGAGGAAGAACTCATCAGCTACTGGTACATACTCACCCCCGAAGGCGAGCTTATCGAGGTCGACAAGTTCGACTTTACCGGCCACGAGAACCTTAGAAAGTTCGCCAACTACGAGATAAGCAAGAGCCGCATCGCTGACAAGGAGCCACCACACGTCAGGATAATGCTCGAGCAGGAGCTCGTAGATTATGAGCCGGGAAGCGACCCAGGCAACCTGCGCTACTACCCGAAGGGCAGACTGATAAAGAGCCTCCTCGAACAGTACGTAACCGAGAAGGTCATCGAGTACGGCGCGATGGAAGTTGAGACCCCTATTATGTATGACTTCGAGCACCCAGCTCTCGAGAAGTACCTCAACCGATTTCCAGCGAGGCAGTACATAGTTAAGAGCGGTGACAAGAAGTTCTTCCTCCGCTTTGCGGCTTGCTTTGGCCAGTTCCTCATCAAGAAGGACGCGATAATAAGCTACCGCAACCTGCCGCTCCGAATGTACGAGCTCACCAGGTATTCCTTCAGGCGTGAAAAGAGCGGTGAGCTGAGCGGACTCAGGCGCCTTAGGGCATTCACGATGCCAGATATGCACACCGTCGCTAAGGACCTCAAGCAGGCCATGGACGAGTTCAAGAAGCAGTACAAGCTCAGTATGGAGGTCCTCAAGGGTGTCGGGCTTACCCCAGAAGACTACGAAGTGGCCATAAGGTTTACGGAGGACTTCTGGAACGAGAACAGGGACTTCATAGTGGAGCTCGCCAGGATTATAGGAAAACCCGTGCTCATCGAGATGTGGAAGCAGAGGTTCTTCTACTTCATCCTCAAGTTCGAGTTCAACTTCGTGGACAACCTCGACAAGGCGGCCGCACTTAGCACAGTCCAGATAGACGTCGAGAACGCCGAGCGCTTTGGTATCACCTACTACGATGAGGAAGGCAAGGAGCAGTATCCGCTCATACTCCACTGCTCGCCGAGCGGAGCAATAGAGCGCGTCATGTACGCCATCCTTGAGAAGCAGGCCAAGCTCCAGGCCAAGGGAGTAAAGCCGATGTTCCCGCTCTGGCTGAGCCCGATACAGGTCAGGGTCATCCCGGTCAGCGAGGAGGTTCTTGACTACGCCCTCTACGTCGCAGGAAAGCTTGAGGGGGCAAGGATCAGGGTCGACGTCGACGACACCAACGACAGGCTCAACAAGAAGATAAGGAAAGCAGAAAAAGAGTGGATTCCCTACGTCATCGTGGTCGGCAGAAACGAGAAGGAGCAGAACACTGTAACTGTAAGGCGCAGGAGCGGGGGCCAGGCCGAGATGCAGCTCGAGGATCTCATCAAGGAGATAAAGAGCCAGACCGAGGGCTTCCCCTACAAGCCGAGGCCTCTGCCACTTATCCTCTCGAAGAGGCCCAAGTTCAGGGGCTGA
- a CDS encoding ribonuclease III family protein, whose product MRYKRDFRDKGLSKFGDSLVNFVFSLALSEYLGRPTGERVPNASLSTALELSGLKHVVPPRTDKHGRGDIAEAIFAYAWLEGVVSIEEAVEILKKNFMEDVTHFSRRKEAIGKAFAEVFKVIRERLEL is encoded by the coding sequence TTGAGATACAAGAGGGACTTCAGGGACAAGGGGCTGTCGAAGTTTGGTGATTCTCTGGTGAACTTCGTCTTCTCGCTGGCGCTGAGCGAATATCTTGGGCGCCCCACCGGTGAGAGGGTTCCGAACGCCTCTCTAAGCACGGCCCTCGAGCTCTCTGGGCTGAAGCACGTGGTTCCACCGAGGACCGACAAGCACGGGAGGGGAGACATAGCCGAGGCCATATTCGCCTACGCCTGGCTTGAAGGAGTTGTGAGCATCGAAGAGGCCGTTGAAATCCTTAAGAAGAATTTCATGGAGGACGTTACCCACTTCTCAAGGAGAAAAGAGGCAATAGGAAAGGCCTTTGCAGAGGTTTTCAAGGTAATAAGGGAGAGACTGGAGCTTTAA
- a CDS encoding DUF2067 family protein, with protein sequence MARAKKVITIHVQDDREKEEFLKELQRLRLPAFIYVHGKLNDLKINIQGTKEEIRETTYKIKEIHNRVRAKLYPDRHRLYHYNLDDLFRGAGASVSTPILVKTLELLGETVEVKNGELVTSMPWEEIIKLVGMLGEYLGDVSLQTTKQIREVILPVAIRYNLDPEEAIDILLELGLAEWKEDKFKYELVKNKEQALEILLKHLKGEEDEN encoded by the coding sequence ATGGCGAGGGCAAAAAAGGTAATTACAATTCACGTTCAGGACGATAGGGAGAAGGAAGAGTTCCTCAAGGAGCTCCAGAGGCTCCGCCTTCCAGCTTTCATCTACGTCCACGGAAAGCTCAACGACCTCAAGATAAACATACAGGGAACGAAGGAGGAGATCCGCGAGACGACTTACAAAATCAAGGAGATTCACAACCGCGTGAGGGCTAAGCTCTACCCAGATAGGCACAGACTCTACCACTACAATCTCGACGATCTCTTCAGGGGGGCCGGCGCGAGCGTCTCGACACCAATCCTCGTTAAGACCCTTGAGCTTCTCGGGGAAACCGTGGAGGTCAAGAATGGAGAGCTAGTAACGTCGATGCCGTGGGAGGAGATAATTAAACTCGTTGGAATGCTGGGTGAGTATCTTGGTGATGTTTCCCTCCAGACAACGAAGCAGATACGCGAGGTGATTCTCCCGGTAGCCATCCGTTACAACTTGGATCCTGAGGAAGCTATAGACATCCTGCTGGAACTGGGTCTGGCCGAGTGGAAGGAGGATAAGTTTAAATACGAACTGGTGAAGAACAAGGAGCAGGCGTTGGAGATCCTGCTAAAGCATTTGAAGGGTGAGGAAGATGAAAATTGA
- a CDS encoding DNA-directed RNA polymerase subunit L, protein MKIEVIKREENVLEFYIEGEDHTFANLLNEVLHENEHVTFAGYTIEHPVLMARKPKFRVVTDGKVTPGQALEEAAQKIFDRARAVLEAWKEAVGQ, encoded by the coding sequence ATGAAAATTGAGGTCATCAAGCGTGAGGAAAACGTCCTTGAGTTCTACATTGAGGGTGAGGACCACACCTTCGCCAACCTGCTCAACGAAGTCCTTCACGAGAACGAGCATGTGACCTTTGCCGGCTACACCATCGAGCACCCGGTTCTCATGGCCAGGAAGCCGAAGTTCCGGGTCGTCACCGATGGAAAGGTGACTCCAGGGCAGGCACTTGAAGAGGCTGCCCAGAAGATATTTGACAGGGCGAGGGCCGTTCTCGAGGCCTGGAAAGAGGCCGTTGGCCAGTAA
- a CDS encoding PH1570 family protein encodes MLCEEKLEVFENGFEDGKFNLRMEFYGSDARRVLLAIIRELYLPDYKEDYVYPFECAKEFWGIYMDAGEIIAEDFTPSPVKFLNRSVLNKLEKALDEIDAPEEVKEAIDFESAEVHKLKKGLLALGKNFILDEDGGVLFVFNKPSARELVLKYLGMADGA; translated from the coding sequence TTGCTGTGCGAAGAGAAGCTGGAAGTGTTTGAGAACGGCTTCGAGGATGGGAAGTTCAACCTTAGGATGGAGTTCTACGGAAGCGACGCCAGGCGGGTTCTCCTGGCCATCATTAGGGAGCTGTACCTTCCCGATTACAAGGAGGACTACGTCTATCCATTCGAGTGCGCCAAGGAGTTTTGGGGCATCTACATGGATGCTGGAGAGATAATCGCCGAAGACTTCACGCCGAGTCCTGTAAAGTTCCTGAACAGGAGTGTGCTCAACAAGCTCGAAAAAGCCCTCGACGAGATAGATGCTCCCGAGGAAGTCAAAGAGGCCATCGACTTTGAGAGCGCGGAGGTTCACAAGCTCAAGAAAGGTTTATTAGCCCTCGGGAAGAACTTCATCCTTGACGAGGACGGAGGGGTGCTCTTCGTTTTCAACAAGCCCAGCGCCCGCGAGCTGGTACTCAAGTATCTGGGGATGGCAGATGGAGCTTGA